In Streptomyces sp. NBC_01551, one DNA window encodes the following:
- the folB gene encoding dihydroneopterin aldolase, with protein MDRVALRGLKARGHHGVFPREREEGQTFIVDLVLHLDTRPAAAGDDLAKTVHYGVVAEEVVDVVQGEPVDLIETLAERIAQQCLKHDAVAQVEVVVHKPDAPITVPFDDVTITITRSRA; from the coding sequence GTGGATCGTGTCGCGCTGCGCGGCCTCAAGGCTCGCGGGCACCACGGCGTCTTCCCCCGGGAACGCGAGGAAGGCCAGACCTTCATCGTCGACCTGGTGCTGCACCTCGACACCCGCCCGGCCGCGGCCGGCGACGACCTGGCCAAGACCGTCCACTACGGCGTCGTGGCCGAGGAAGTCGTCGACGTGGTCCAGGGCGAGCCCGTGGACCTCATCGAGACCCTCGCCGAGCGGATCGCCCAGCAGTGCCTCAAGCACGACGCCGTGGCGCAGGTGGAGGTCGTCGTCCACAAACCGGACGCGCCCATCACCGTCCCCTTCGACGACGTGACCATCACGATCACCCGGAGCCGCGCGTGA
- a CDS encoding nuclear transport factor 2 family protein — protein sequence MSRTDIEAVEEANTAFYEAMERGDFDALSALWLEDEISCVHPGWPVLSGRGEVLRSYALIMSHTEYIQFFLTDTKVAVIGDTALVTCTENILSGGPAQDGGELGPLVGQLVVATNVFRRTSGGWLLWSHHGSPVLTDSEDEDEEDTD from the coding sequence GTGAGCCGTACCGACATCGAAGCCGTCGAAGAGGCCAACACGGCCTTCTACGAGGCGATGGAGCGGGGGGACTTCGACGCTCTGTCGGCGCTCTGGCTCGAAGACGAGATCTCCTGCGTGCACCCGGGCTGGCCGGTGCTCTCCGGCCGCGGCGAGGTGCTGCGCTCCTACGCGCTGATCATGTCCCACACGGAGTACATCCAGTTCTTCCTCACCGACACCAAAGTGGCCGTCATAGGTGACACCGCACTGGTCACGTGTACGGAGAACATCCTCAGCGGCGGGCCCGCCCAGGACGGCGGCGAGCTCGGCCCGCTCGTCGGCCAGCTGGTCGTCGCCACGAATGTGTTCCGTCGCACATCCGGAGGCTGGCTGCTCTGGTCCCACCACGGTTCACCGGTCCTTACGGACTCCGAAGATGAGGACGAAGAGGACACGGACTGA